A stretch of DNA from Dokdonia sp. PRO95:
CTTTATCTAGCGCCACATATCCCCAGATAGCATCCCAAAGTCCTTTACCGTACATAGGCACAACAAAAAATTGTTTACCATCACGCTCTCCCACAAAAAGAGGCATCTTGCGCTCATTTTTAGGCAACTTGCTTTGCTTCTTCATATCTACAGTAAATGCCTCATCACTTTGAGTCACTTTACCATTCTGGATGATGTAAGCTTCTTTAATGTACTTATCGTACTCTGCTTCTACCTTATCAGTAGGGATGAAGTTTACACCTCCATCACCTTCTACATTCTCATTTACGCCCATAGCATAAAGAATGTTTTGCTGCTTTTCAAAGCGCTCATTTTCTTTAATAGCAGGCTTAAGACCTTGTGCTAGTCCTGCTAGAACTCCTCCTACTACGACTACCATAATAGTCGCAAAGAGAATTGTATATCCGTTTCCGTCTGTCTTTGCCATCGTTATGCTGTTTTAAGTTTAAGACGCTTCATTCTCTTCTTCACATTCCCTTGTACCACGTAGTGATCAATTGTAGGAGCAAATACGTTCATTAATAATATCGCAAGGAAAACTCCTTCTGGGTATGCTGGGTTAAATACACGAA
This window harbors:
- a CDS encoding Na(+)-translocating NADH-quinone reductase subunit C, producing the protein MAKTDGNGYTILFATIMVVVVGGVLAGLAQGLKPAIKENERFEKQQNILYAMGVNENVEGDGGVNFIPTDKVEAEYDKYIKEAYIIQNGKVTQSDEAFTVDMKKQSKLPKNERKMPLFVGERDGKQFFVVPMYGKGLWDAIWGYVALDKDLVVQGVFFDHKGETPGLGANIKERYFMDDFTGEQIMSKTQYSGITVAKGNNDPKNERKDDNKVDALAGATITGDGVSAMIKSTLKSYVPVIKDFKTKA